A segment of the Arachis hypogaea cultivar Tifrunner chromosome 5, arahy.Tifrunner.gnm2.J5K5, whole genome shotgun sequence genome:
TAACTATAAAGTCCAAAACTGTTAAATGGGTTGGTGTAGCCCAATAGGTTTATTGAAATGTTATTGGGCTAGACTCAAGCCCAAAAATTAAAGTAAGCCTAATCATATGCGTAAATAATACATTACatatctgttgttgttgttggagaATTGGAAATATCTACTTGACTGGAAAGTCCAAAAAGAAGTTAAACATTATTGTTTGCCCTCATtaaatttgtttctttttgtttccttttggtCCTGCCGTTAATTTGTTTTAGGTTTTCAACTTTGTTCGCATGTAACAGCCAGCTACAAGGACGGGGAATTGGGATCATACATGCAATGCTCCAATTCCAATTCCACTGTTTCAAGCCGCATAAACGACACCAATGAACGAAGGAAAAGAAACAAAACGACAAAGTGAAATaaggggaaaaaataaaaacaaaagaatattTTGTACCATTGAAATACGAAATTGCTTTTTGTTTGTAATGTAGTGGAGCTTTTTGTTTGTAATATAGTGGAGCTttgttgtttagttagttttgaaaatttgtttttgTAGTGAGGTGGAGCCGCAGGAGCGTTTCAAACAGGGACCATTTCACGCTCCTCTTCTCTTTTTCACACTTTGAAGAAGCAAAAATCAGCCAGCCATTAAAATCcgaccccccccccccctccatAACATTACTCAAGCTACACTCTCTCTTCTACTCTATTAAATTCTTCCGTAGTAAGTCCTACTATTACATTCTTATTCTCTATTCATTTCTCCTTGCCATGTTTTCAATAAGTTGGaacgaaattttattttatgaaatttttatattACAAGATTTTTGAGTAATTTTTATATCATTTGAAGCATCAGTTTGGTTATCTCTCATGTGATCTAACCATAGAATCAGTCGCTGATACATTTATCACATGCATTTATCAAATTaggtctttttttcttttttttttttctaataggaGTTGCCATGACCATTATGGCACTCTGCCATTCTACTGTGACCTCGTTGACGTTAACTATGAAAAAATGGTTAGATAAATTTAGTTATTGTAAAAGATTTATAATCTGTAGTAGTGACAAGAATTTATATTATACAGTTTAACTATTGCTACTTTCTTTGGTTTGATTAGATTTTATGATAGTAAAATGTGAAATAGGTAATGACTTAAGTTCATTCATGCATACAATATGCGTTAGCACTCAATTTGAGCATGTTGTGAGTCAGGTTGGAAATCTGAGATGGACCGGCGGGGCTGGCTCTGGAAGAAAAAATCATCTGACAAATCTAAAATTGCTGAGAAGCCAGGTTCTGAAGCAGAACCTGTTAGTTTTACATTGTCTTCTGTGGCAAATCTTGAAGATGAGGTCATTCACTTTTATTTCATAAGTAGACACTAGCTAATTGGCTTATCATCCATAATATGAACATGTTTTTACAGTgtttgtccccttttttttttaaagcaggACAGTGGCAAGAATAAGAACTATGTTCAAATATCAATGGAGTCATACACACATATGTGTGCATTGGAGGATCAAGTAAAGGCTTTGGAAGACAAGCTAACAACAGCTTATTCAGAATTAAATAGCAAAGATAATTTAGTTAAACAGCATGCAACAGTTGCCGAGGAAGCGGTCTCaggtaataatttttaataaatataaaattttcagcTTTAGCGGTTGAAACGACTAAAAACCattcattttataataaaaaggatttaTTCAACATTCTATGCATTTTAGGGTGGGAAAAAGCTGATGCTGAAGTAGCTTCATTAAGATGTCAACTTGAATCTGTCACTATCTCAAAGCTTGCTGTTGAGGATAGAGCATCTCACTTGGATGGTGCTCTAAAAGAATGCATGAAGGAGATAAGAACTGTTAAGGAAGATAGTGAGCATAAACTGCAAGACTTGATCCTTATGAAATCCCAGCAGTGGGAAAAAGTTAAGTCAGAGTTTGAAGTGAAAATAGATAAATTGGAGCAAGGACTTCGTCGTGAGGCTAGTGAAAATGCTGCTCTTCTTAGATCCCTGCAAGACAGTTCGAATAAAATAGCGAGACTGAAAGAAGAAAAATCTGAAGCTGAGGCTGAAGTAGAGTTTCTAAAGAAGAATGTTCAGTCATGTGAAAAGGAAATAGCTTCACTGAAGTATGAGTTACATGTGATTTCCAAGGAGCTGGATATCCGAAACGAAGAGAAGAATATGATTATGAGATCAGCAGAAGTGGCAAGCAAAAAACATGCAGAGGATGTTAGGAACATTGCCAAGATAGAAACTGAATGCCAAAGACTCCGTGGTCTGCTGCGAAGGAAGTTACCTGGACTGGCCGCATTGGCTCAAATGAAGGTAGAAGTGGGGATTCCGCAACAAGTTATCAGCACACCCTACCATAGGAAAACTTGTTTAAAAGCTGATGGCATGCAAGAATCTGAGTTTCTTGCCAAAAAGTTGGAGGCATTGGAAGAAGAAACAAAGACATTGAAAGAAGCTTTGGCCACAAGTAATGCTGAATTGCAGGCTTCAAGAAACTTATATGCCAAAACAGTTGGCAGACTAAAGACCTTAGAAGCAGAGATACGGTTTTTTCATTTAGAAAACGTTGCTGAAAAATCAAATTTGGCAATCAATTTTGGAAACTCATCAAATAGAATTTCCAACAAAATACCAAGCCTCGCTTCTATCTCCGATGACGGGCATGAGGAGCCAGAAAGTCCTGTCGAGTCAAGTGCAGCCTCAACTTGTGACCTTTCTGAAATCAAGAGAGTTACAAGTGTTGGTAAATTTGAGAAAGAAAAGGGTGAAACTATCATAGAACTGATGAATGACTTTCTGGAAGTGGAGAAAATGGCATGTTTATCGGACAATAGCAATGTAACTCTTGGCATCACTAGCAAAGTTAGTGACTCTGATGGAACAGATAAACAATCAGATAAAGCTTCTAAAGTTGAAGAGACTGATTATATTCCAGAGAAAAATGACAAGGCATCCAAACATGCTGAACACATGCAAGATCTCAAGGAAACAAAGCTGATGTTCCAGGAAAAGGAGCAGCTTCTTGCTGAACTGAAAGAACAATTGGCTTCATCTCATAAATCATACAACTTGACTGAGATTCAGCTGAAGTGTATGACAGAATCCTATAAGTCACTTCAAATGCATGCAGAATATTTAGAAGCTCAAAATAAGATTCTGCAAGAAAATATAGAGGAGCTAAAGAATGACCTTGTGGAGCAAAAGAAATGTAATGATGATGCCTTGGTGAGGCACAGAGCCATTGAAGAGAAAATGCAAAGGTTAATTCTGATCCCTTGAACCTTAATCCAGTAAAAAATTACATGCAATCTAATGAGTAATGTAATACAGTAATTCCCCTGTAAGTTTAGCATGTAGTTTCTATTGTGTGTAAACTATCTTGAGTTGAACTTCCATCGTCTTTTTCACATGAAGGGACAAGTGCTTAGTTTGTGGATCCAATTTGGGAGCAGATAATGGCATGACTACTGGGAAGGTATGTACATGTCAAAGTACCTGCAGTCAAAGTCAATATGCATTCTTTTCTACATCAATAAATAGTAATACTCATACTCTCCTAACTTGAAGTTTGATTGCAACTTGCAGCACATTTTTGAAATATTATGATTGATTTGCTTTTTATCTCAAATATTCACATTACTCAACATTAAACAATGTGGACATGACGTGTCCTTATTCTCAGAAACACCGTTGCTTTGATGCTACCAATTCCTTTGAATTTATCTTTGATATGTTCATGGCATCAGGATATGGAGCTAGCAGCAGCAGAGAAAAAGCTGGCAGAATGTCAAGAGACTTTGTATACTCTTGGTAGGCACCTGCAAGCTCTGTGCCCTCAGATTGAGATACCTATATATCATCTCGGTAAAAGGCTTCAAACGAATGACATGTTGGTTAAACCAAGTCCCGGCTGGTCGAATTCTAATGTGTCCAGTAACTCGAATGAAATTGAACAGGCTGAGGCATCTAGATGTAGTGTTCCTTCCGAGATTCAAGAAGTGAATGTCGAGTTTTCATCGCCTAACTGTCGTTCCACACCGTGTCTTTCAGACACTGAAGGCTGCTTTTCTGTGAACTCTTCAATAGGGTCAAGCAAGCCCGGTTATATGCTTACCGAATCGAATTCCTCTTGTTCTGCCTCTGCTACAGGGAAGCATGCACATGGATTCAGACACTTCTCTTCTTTAAAAGGGAAGAATGCTCACTAGCATTGTTTGTTACTTCCTAAATCCTAGGTATTAATCAGAGGGAGCTCCCCGATGATGTTGTATATAGTAAAAGGTTTTGGAGATTGATGTTTCTGTCTTTAGTTCAATTATATTTGAATTTAGATAAATCTTAATTTTCACTCTAGCACTTATATTCCTTGAACCACTTTTGTGTTTTAAGCTAGGCAAGTTATTTGGATTAATATTGAAAGTTACTAGCAATATATAGGtataaataaattactatttATCGTATAAAGTATACAACAATGGAAGCTGATATAACATAAAGGTTTATTAGGAACGTGTAGTTAAATAAATTCAGTGCTGCCATTGTCTTGTAGAATCAGTTGTTGGTGAATGCAACTGATAAAACAAAAACAGTTTTTGAATatgtaataaaaaacaaaaagttgAAACTAACTCATAAGGAAAGCTATATGTATTAAGGAAGTAAATCGTAAAAAGgttatctttctttttagttACTACTGATGATGAGGAACAAGAATGTGACTAATTACATTAAAGAAAGGTCAAGCCAAACAAGTTTTCATTATTGATTCATATGAACcatttattctttcttttatcaattattaTATTGTATCCTTTTTGAACTGGAATTATATATTGCTTTGACTGAAGAATAAAGCTTCAAATAGATATTTTTATTGCCAGAAGTTGAACAGCTTTGTAAATTGCTGATGGCTTATTCCAAAATTACCATAAACCAAACACTTGTGGTGTTTATTAGGTAAGCTTAAATAATAAAGAGTTATATTATTTATGTTCAATTGttcattcttttttatatattgaataaGTTCACTTTTCTTTCACATACCCACCCTATCTAATAAAAAAGAGCAAGTGGACtctgtgaataaaaaaaaaatgaacaaaacaATCATTTCTCtcaatataaaatttgaaaatgtcaactacttgaaaaaaaagaaaagggaaaagccTCAAGGATATTTTTGTGGTGGATCACAAATgaaaaaaactactgaaaaaaacATCTCACGTGCATTATAAAATCTGGAACCATGGTCTGAACTCTGAACTCGATCTCAATAAGCATATTGGAGAATGAAGTACCTGAAATCCATGGTTGGATGGAAGGAAAAGCAACCAAAGAAGATGAAGAGACAACATGTCATTACTTTGTCTACATTGAATAGTGCAAATAGGTACCAAGGTTGAACATTTAGTTTCAGTTTCGGGAGACATACACTTGATATATCTATTTTATAATTGCTTAAAATAGTGAAACTTTTAAAATACTTTTGTGTTTGGTATAGAGTTTAGGCCATGTTGGTGTATGgttcaaattaaataatagtgCATAGTGCCTAGTGCATGAACCTAACATGTCTGGCCTACTATTTCTTCAGCAACCGAACAGAGTGGTTTTCAGATTTTGAAAACAAACTCCAAAAGCAAGTTTTCTTTGAGTGTCTGCTCTGTGTCTTTGATTATATCTTATCTATCTACATATCTAGTCAACATATGGAATTTATTATAAACTATTATTCCTTTTTCTTTATGTAGTTAGAATAATTATGGCTTGAAACCTTTTTGATAGATCAAGACTAATATGGCTCAGCATTTTGAATTTATGattgtctatacttttctttggcTATAATGATCAACGATACTTTGAACATAGAGAATAGCTACAGCTAAGGAGTTTATTGATAAATTAAAGTTGACAAGTAAAGTACATATGTTATATTTGAAAGACTATACAAGTAAAAATTAGATTGATCAccctaataattaaaattatttatgtatttatactcTATGGTCTAAAACTTTTGTTATAATATAGTATTCAATTACATGATAATTAAGTGATTTAGGATGATTTGATATTTGCTTGTctttattaattcttttttataaagTATAGACATTTTGCTGAATTATTGTGTCTGTGTATTGAACACATTTTAAACATAACACTCATCGATTTTGTTTAATAtacgtgtctgctgtgtccaactgtcttggtaaaaaataaaaaattattctcgaaatgagtttagaaataagatatattattatttattaaaacaaaaaatattttaaatactttatataattaaaaaagatattaaaatagttaaaaatttattttaaattttaatattaataaaatatcaaaatattattataatatatttaaaaaatatttttttatttaatatatatactgtattttcatattttataaaattttaaaattaatatgtcCATATATCTTATTTTGTATCGTGTTTCATATCCGTATTAATGTCAGTATATTTcttctaaataaaattttaagtgtGTGATAAGATGCATGTCTCAAATTACAAAGCTAAAGAAACTTTGCATGATGggcttattaattaattaatatataaatttattcatgtgcttttatccaaatattttaagAGAGATGATTATTTACGAGGCAATTATATAACAAGTATGCCAAAGCTCCCTTCTCGCCAATCTGCATTCACATTAAAATTAATCTAAACCATAATATTCAATACAATAATTAGTCCTTGGACCATGCGTTTCTCATATTAATTTATAAGAGTAATGCTAAAGAGTTAATTTTTTTAGCCAAggtcaactaattttttaaaattattttaatttgttttgagttttaaattttaaatcatatatttttaaataattaaaaactttgaaaaaaaatattaattaattagaaattattttttataatttttttctatctaaagcatttttttattttttttggccaATTATCCCCTTCTCTCCCCCGACCAATTGTAGCGTTTAGCCAATAATAGGTTCTAGGCTATATAATGACGATAGGATCATGTTCATTATTATTAGATGATATAAGGATGGGACTTGGGAGCATATTAGAGAGTGAAAAAtgttagaatttattaattttagttaggaAAAGTATATAGGACTAAAAAGctatcaattaaaaattaaataaaattatattaatttatattaataattaattttaaattttttaaatttaaaattttaaaaaattaaaattaattaaataaacctaattaaaatttataaaattctttcttttttctctcacattaacctaATTAAAATCTATAAAAGTTTTTCTCGTCGCTACATTTTTTGTCGTCGTCATCGTTACCACCATAGTCACAGCAACAAATCGTGATATCGGTTTTATCACCTACATTATCACCAATGCACAACCAACACATTAATTCTTCAtgtttttcttcttattcttcttcgcTTTGTTCTTCAGCATGTACAACACCAGAGAGAGATTTtgttaaagaaaaagaagatactCATGGTAATGCTGTTACTGAATCATCTTTACTTTCGCTACTTTTATTGCCACCCAATAGAGCTCTAGagaaaaaaatcctaattacAAAATTGGACTCATCTTCTTCATCACCACAAAGGGTTTTGGAAACATACGAATCTGCATCATCAAGGAATTCTAATGTCTCCAATGGAAGTAGAAAGTCTTCCTCATCATCAGCATCAGCAAGGGTTTCTAATGGTTCCAATGGAAGTAGAAAATCTTTGTCACGATCAACATCGTTAGATAGGATTTTGAAGTAGAAAGTCTTCCTCATTCATTCTCATCAATCCAATCCATTCTCACATGTATTGTGTGTGTTTTTCTTAATATAATACAATATGGATCTTGATGATGATGTAGGTATATTTGTACGGAGGTCGGGTTACATCTTGGAAGAATAAATTTGGAGAAGAATTGCTATTTgtcaatattaattataaaaaaatatttatttaatatgaaaaaaatatcctaatacttaacaaaagaaacatctaattatattttattaaaaataattaaatatctataaaatttaaaaaaaatatgaaaaaagaaacatccaattatattttagcaaaaataattaaatatctataaatttaaaaaaaatatgaaattcttaaagaaataggacattcacatttgcaatacaaaaaaattcgaaaaatatataaaagaacatccatttagtatgaaaaagaaacattacttagtagaagaaacatctatatatattaactcgtagaaaTTTTGGATTCACCCAAAGGTATTTGGCTGATTTTTTGCTAATACTCTTTTGGTTTTCTAGCATTgctcttttagttattaatttaattttttattttattaatttaataacatattttaatttatattttaatattaataattaattaataattagaaataataaataCTGATAACTCTATTATATTTTCTTAGATAATAATGTAGTAAATAAACAAagattaaaaaaacataaaaattagttaaGTATTTGCTGAAGAAATAGAAGTTAGTTCTCAATTTAttgattactttttattttttctaaatttttatgggctaCCAATGTAAGTTAAGTTACTATTCTCTTTCTTCTTGGAGCCATGGTGCCATATTATTTGCGATCATACGTAAAAAAtcggattttttttaatattgaattgAAATTGGTGTAATCCACTAAAATGGCCAAAAAAATTGTGTTTAATGTTACTGTCACTTTTTCATCCACACTACTATTATTGCACAAAACGTCAATGACGTTTTTATGCATGGCTAATACATGGCGGCTGACGGACTCTCTCTTTTCAAtgtgaaatttttttatcttaacaaATAGCAACcatcttctctttttcattttttcttcctttcttgggTTTCACAAAAGGATACTCTTTTATCATTGTCATTCTTACcccaacaaaaataaacaaatcCATAAAAAATAAGCAAAACGGTAACGTCATACTCATCCATTCCCACAACTAAACCAAAATTATTTAGGTAAATACTTATATGTGttggttattattttttttttaactgaaaacgtgaaaaatttttaattaataaaatatatattaaaaataaattaaataatatatattttatataattaatttaataattgatttttagcATGCAGCTAATATTTTTCATTCCTATTCTGGCTCTAGCCATGGTCTTATTAGCTTGAACTATGTCCCCACTGATCATAACAACTTGCACTGAAAAAATACAGAATATTCAAGTAGTTAATGATTTATTAGAAGATTATGAAAAGCCCACCATATCCAACAAAAAACATAGGAAACCCAATGCTATGATTGGAAGAGTAGTTTCAGGGCTTATTATTCTACATCAGTACTTTTCCATGCATGTGAACTTTAGTGGTTAACTTGTCAATATTTTCCTTCCTGTAAAgagattcttttcattttttttttgtcttctttctTTCACTCAATTACCATTTTCAGTtatacaataattatatattaatcaaTGCCTAATCCCTTGTCCTTGTATATATATTAAGGAGACATCTAAACGACATTATATATAGTGGTGTTGACTGCTGATTACTGATTAGCaacctaatttaatttgatgaagTCCTTAATAACTATtcattcaagttgaagaaatGTGGTGGAAAACAGTTCCAATCAGACTAAGAATGTTGGACGCATGTGACTATCACAAATTAAACCGTTTTTTCTCTTGATATTGTATAGCAGTGTGTGAAAAATA
Coding sequences within it:
- the LOC112800801 gene encoding filament-like plant protein 5; the protein is MDRRGWLWKKKSSDKSKIAEKPGSEAEPVSFTLSSVANLEDEDSGKNKNYVQISMESYTHMCALEDQVKALEDKLTTAYSELNSKDNLVKQHATVAEEAVSGWEKADAEVASLRCQLESVTISKLAVEDRASHLDGALKECMKEIRTVKEDSEHKLQDLILMKSQQWEKVKSEFEVKIDKLEQGLRREASENAALLRSLQDSSNKIARLKEEKSEAEAEVEFLKKNVQSCEKEIASLKYELHVISKELDIRNEEKNMIMRSAEVASKKHAEDVRNIAKIETECQRLRGLLRRKLPGLAALAQMKVEVGIPQQVISTPYHRKTCLKADGMQESEFLAKKLEALEEETKTLKEALATSNAELQASRNLYAKTVGRLKTLEAEIRFFHLENVAEKSNLAINFGNSSNRISNKIPSLASISDDGHEEPESPVESSAASTCDLSEIKRVTSVGKFEKEKGETIIELMNDFLEVEKMACLSDNSNVTLGITSKVSDSDGTDKQSDKASKVEETDYIPEKNDKASKHAEHMQDLKETKLMFQEKEQLLAELKEQLASSHKSYNLTEIQLKCMTESYKSLQMHAEYLEAQNKILQENIEELKNDLVEQKKCNDDALVRHRAIEEKMQRDKCLVCGSNLGADNGMTTGKDMELAAAEKKLAECQETLYTLGRHLQALCPQIEIPIYHLGKRLQTNDMLVKPSPGWSNSNVSSNSNEIEQAEASRCSVPSEIQEVNVEFSSPNCRSTPCLSDTEGCFSVNSSIGSSKPGYMLTESNSSCSASATGKHAHGFRHFSSLKGKNAH